Proteins encoded within one genomic window of Thalassophryne amazonica chromosome 23, fThaAma1.1, whole genome shotgun sequence:
- the tbc1d19 gene encoding TBC1 domain family member 19 isoform X3, translating to MDQSSDLSLTICHIVQRLKGTNLFSELERKAAECLHCPEVKLESLKEDVRAFLRASGWEKKLQNAVYRELHIQLPRSHPAVPAEHLKEPLAYMRKAQASWEKRILKSLNSMSAELEVPLARMRSAAEQKELSDKWNEIGTDEADLTRFRPIYAPKDFLEVLISLRNPNHDSSEGVNARSQWGLIQVPLNVRGIPELRRAFSELKLTTGQLGIEDHAHIHPDLFESDYVQIGKKVVLEQDSAAAQQYSRQGCPTGLRADLWTLILNSTNQPQDVMRYEQLKAGVIKHDLLVDNLIYKDVKLTASNDDYYFVFEDFLYQVLLCFSRDTTVLDHFKYNSASPPTSYIQGKVGLEEFAVVYPPNGVIPFHGFSMYVAPLCFLYNEPCRLYSVFREMYIRYFFRLHSISSSTSGVISLCLQFERLLQTHLPQLFYHLRQIGAQPLRIAFKWMVRAFSGYLSTDQLLLLWDRILGYDSLEVVAGCPR from the exons ATGGACCAAAGCAGCGACCTTTCTCTGACCATCTGTCACATCGTCCAGCGGCTGAAAGGAACAAATTTATTCTCCGAACTGGAGCGAAAAGCCGCC GAGTGTTTGCACTGTCCTGAGGTCAAACTGGAGTCTCTTAAAGAGGACGTGCGTGCGTTTCTCAGAGCATCAG GCTGGGAAAAGAAGCTGCAGAACGCCGTCTACAGAGAGCTGCACAT CCAGCTGCCTCGGAGTCATCCCGCCGTTCCTGCAGAGCATCTCAAAGAGCCGCTGGCCTACATGCGCAAAGCACAG GCCAGCTGGGAGAAACGGATCCTGAAAAGCCTGAACAGCATGAGTGCAGAACTGGAAGTGCCTCTGGCTCGTATG AGGTCTGCAGCCGAGCAGAAGGAGCTGAGCGACAAATGGAACGAGATTGGCACAGACGAAGCAG ATTTGACCCGCTTCCGGCCCATCTACGCTCCCAAAGACTTTCTAGAG GTGCTGATCAGTCTGAGGAACCCCAACCACGACAGCAGCGAGGGGGTCAACGCCAGGAGCCAATGGGGCCTGATCCAGGTTCCCCTTAATGTCAGGGGCATCCCAGAGCTG AGGCGGGCCTTCTCAGAACTGAAACTGACCACTGGCCAGCTGGGGATCGAGGACCACGCACACATCCATCCAG ATTTGTTTGAAAGCGACTATGTCCAAATCGGGAAGAAAG TGGTTCTGGAGCAGGACAGCGCAGCGGCACAGCAGTACAGCCGGCAGGGCTGCCCCACCGGACTCCGAGCAGACCTCTGGACCCTCATCCTCAACTCCACCAACCAGCCGCAG GATGTGATGCGTTACGAGCAGCTGAAGGCCGGAGTCATAAAGCACGACCTGCTGGTGGACAACCTCATCTATAAG gaTGTGAAGCTGACAGCCAGCAATGATGACTACTACTTTGTGTTTGAGGACTTCCTGTATCAG GTGCTGCTGTGTTTCTCTCGCGACACCACGGTGTTAGACCACTTCAAATACAACAGCGCCAGTCCTCCCACATCTTATATCCAGG gGAAAGTGGGGCTGGAGGAGTTTGCTGTTGTTTATCCTCCCAACG GTGTGATTCCTTTTCATGGATTTTCAATGTATG TGGCACCTTTGTGTTTCCTCTACAACGAGCCCTGCCGGCTCTACAGTGTCTTCAGGGAGATGTACATCCGCTACTTTTTCAGGTTgcactccatctcctcctccactTCG GGTGTCATCTCTCTGTGTCTGCAGTTTGAGCGGCTGCTTCAAACCCACCTGCCGCAGCTCTTCTATCACCTCAGACAGATCGGAGCGCAGCC GTTGCGCATCGCCTTTAAGTGGATGGTTCGAGCGTTTTCTGGATACCTTTCCACTGACCAGCTGCTCCTCCTCTGGGATCGAATTCTGGGCTACGACTCCCTGGAGGTCGTTGCAG GCTGTCCTCGCTGA
- the tbc1d19 gene encoding TBC1 domain family member 19 isoform X1 produces MDQSSDLSLTICHIVQRLKGTNLFSELERKAAECLHCPEVKLESLKEDVRAFLRASGWEKKLQNAVYRELHIQLPRSHPAVPAEHLKEPLAYMRKAQASWEKRILKSLNSMSAELEVPLARMRSAAEQKELSDKWNEIGTDEADLTRFRPIYAPKDFLEVLISLRNPNHDSSEGVNARSQWGLIQVPLNVRGIPELRRAFSELKLTTGQLGIEDHAHIHPDLFESDYVQIGKKVVLEQDSAAAQQYSRQGCPTGLRADLWTLILNSTNQPQDVMRYEQLKAGVIKHDLLVDNLIYKDVKLTASNDDYYFVFEDFLYQVLLCFSRDTTVLDHFKYNSASPPTSYIQGKVGLEEFAVVYPPNGVIPFHGFSMYVAPLCFLYNEPCRLYSVFREMYIRYFFRLHSISSSTSGVISLCLQFERLLQTHLPQLFYHLRQIGAQPLRIAFKWMVRAFSGYLSTDQLLLLWDRILGYDSLEVVAVLAAAVFAFRAENLMEVTSLSSAEAVLADLSTLKVMPLIQIFLFAAPI; encoded by the exons ATGGACCAAAGCAGCGACCTTTCTCTGACCATCTGTCACATCGTCCAGCGGCTGAAAGGAACAAATTTATTCTCCGAACTGGAGCGAAAAGCCGCC GAGTGTTTGCACTGTCCTGAGGTCAAACTGGAGTCTCTTAAAGAGGACGTGCGTGCGTTTCTCAGAGCATCAG GCTGGGAAAAGAAGCTGCAGAACGCCGTCTACAGAGAGCTGCACAT CCAGCTGCCTCGGAGTCATCCCGCCGTTCCTGCAGAGCATCTCAAAGAGCCGCTGGCCTACATGCGCAAAGCACAG GCCAGCTGGGAGAAACGGATCCTGAAAAGCCTGAACAGCATGAGTGCAGAACTGGAAGTGCCTCTGGCTCGTATG AGGTCTGCAGCCGAGCAGAAGGAGCTGAGCGACAAATGGAACGAGATTGGCACAGACGAAGCAG ATTTGACCCGCTTCCGGCCCATCTACGCTCCCAAAGACTTTCTAGAG GTGCTGATCAGTCTGAGGAACCCCAACCACGACAGCAGCGAGGGGGTCAACGCCAGGAGCCAATGGGGCCTGATCCAGGTTCCCCTTAATGTCAGGGGCATCCCAGAGCTG AGGCGGGCCTTCTCAGAACTGAAACTGACCACTGGCCAGCTGGGGATCGAGGACCACGCACACATCCATCCAG ATTTGTTTGAAAGCGACTATGTCCAAATCGGGAAGAAAG TGGTTCTGGAGCAGGACAGCGCAGCGGCACAGCAGTACAGCCGGCAGGGCTGCCCCACCGGACTCCGAGCAGACCTCTGGACCCTCATCCTCAACTCCACCAACCAGCCGCAG GATGTGATGCGTTACGAGCAGCTGAAGGCCGGAGTCATAAAGCACGACCTGCTGGTGGACAACCTCATCTATAAG gaTGTGAAGCTGACAGCCAGCAATGATGACTACTACTTTGTGTTTGAGGACTTCCTGTATCAG GTGCTGCTGTGTTTCTCTCGCGACACCACGGTGTTAGACCACTTCAAATACAACAGCGCCAGTCCTCCCACATCTTATATCCAGG gGAAAGTGGGGCTGGAGGAGTTTGCTGTTGTTTATCCTCCCAACG GTGTGATTCCTTTTCATGGATTTTCAATGTATG TGGCACCTTTGTGTTTCCTCTACAACGAGCCCTGCCGGCTCTACAGTGTCTTCAGGGAGATGTACATCCGCTACTTTTTCAGGTTgcactccatctcctcctccactTCG GGTGTCATCTCTCTGTGTCTGCAGTTTGAGCGGCTGCTTCAAACCCACCTGCCGCAGCTCTTCTATCACCTCAGACAGATCGGAGCGCAGCC GTTGCGCATCGCCTTTAAGTGGATGGTTCGAGCGTTTTCTGGATACCTTTCCACTGACCAGCTGCTCCTCCTCTGGGATCGAATTCTGGGCTACGACTCCCTGGAGGTCGTTGCAG TGCTGGCAGCCGCTGTCTTTGCCTTCCGAGCTGAGAACCTGATGGAAGTGACGTCTCTGTCCTCAGCTGAG GCTGTCCTCGCTGACCTCTCGACCCTGAAGGTAATGCCGCTCATCCAGATCTTTCTCTTCGCCGCCCCCATCTGA
- the tbc1d19 gene encoding TBC1 domain family member 19 isoform X2: MDQSSDLSLTICHIVQRLKGTNLFSELERKAAECLHCPEVKLESLKEDVRAFLRASGWEKKLQNAVYRELHIQLPRSHPAVPAEHLKEPLAYMRKAQASWEKRILKSLNSMSAELEVPLARMRSAAEQKELSDKWNEIGTDEADLTRFRPIYAPKDFLEVLISLRNPNHDSSEGVNARSQWGLIQVPLNVRGIPELRRAFSELKLTTGQLGIEDHAHIHPVVLEQDSAAAQQYSRQGCPTGLRADLWTLILNSTNQPQDVMRYEQLKAGVIKHDLLVDNLIYKDVKLTASNDDYYFVFEDFLYQVLLCFSRDTTVLDHFKYNSASPPTSYIQGKVGLEEFAVVYPPNGVIPFHGFSMYVAPLCFLYNEPCRLYSVFREMYIRYFFRLHSISSSTSGVISLCLQFERLLQTHLPQLFYHLRQIGAQPLRIAFKWMVRAFSGYLSTDQLLLLWDRILGYDSLEVVAVLAAAVFAFRAENLMEVTSLSSAEAVLADLSTLKVMPLIQIFLFAAPI; the protein is encoded by the exons ATGGACCAAAGCAGCGACCTTTCTCTGACCATCTGTCACATCGTCCAGCGGCTGAAAGGAACAAATTTATTCTCCGAACTGGAGCGAAAAGCCGCC GAGTGTTTGCACTGTCCTGAGGTCAAACTGGAGTCTCTTAAAGAGGACGTGCGTGCGTTTCTCAGAGCATCAG GCTGGGAAAAGAAGCTGCAGAACGCCGTCTACAGAGAGCTGCACAT CCAGCTGCCTCGGAGTCATCCCGCCGTTCCTGCAGAGCATCTCAAAGAGCCGCTGGCCTACATGCGCAAAGCACAG GCCAGCTGGGAGAAACGGATCCTGAAAAGCCTGAACAGCATGAGTGCAGAACTGGAAGTGCCTCTGGCTCGTATG AGGTCTGCAGCCGAGCAGAAGGAGCTGAGCGACAAATGGAACGAGATTGGCACAGACGAAGCAG ATTTGACCCGCTTCCGGCCCATCTACGCTCCCAAAGACTTTCTAGAG GTGCTGATCAGTCTGAGGAACCCCAACCACGACAGCAGCGAGGGGGTCAACGCCAGGAGCCAATGGGGCCTGATCCAGGTTCCCCTTAATGTCAGGGGCATCCCAGAGCTG AGGCGGGCCTTCTCAGAACTGAAACTGACCACTGGCCAGCTGGGGATCGAGGACCACGCACACATCCATCCAG TGGTTCTGGAGCAGGACAGCGCAGCGGCACAGCAGTACAGCCGGCAGGGCTGCCCCACCGGACTCCGAGCAGACCTCTGGACCCTCATCCTCAACTCCACCAACCAGCCGCAG GATGTGATGCGTTACGAGCAGCTGAAGGCCGGAGTCATAAAGCACGACCTGCTGGTGGACAACCTCATCTATAAG gaTGTGAAGCTGACAGCCAGCAATGATGACTACTACTTTGTGTTTGAGGACTTCCTGTATCAG GTGCTGCTGTGTTTCTCTCGCGACACCACGGTGTTAGACCACTTCAAATACAACAGCGCCAGTCCTCCCACATCTTATATCCAGG gGAAAGTGGGGCTGGAGGAGTTTGCTGTTGTTTATCCTCCCAACG GTGTGATTCCTTTTCATGGATTTTCAATGTATG TGGCACCTTTGTGTTTCCTCTACAACGAGCCCTGCCGGCTCTACAGTGTCTTCAGGGAGATGTACATCCGCTACTTTTTCAGGTTgcactccatctcctcctccactTCG GGTGTCATCTCTCTGTGTCTGCAGTTTGAGCGGCTGCTTCAAACCCACCTGCCGCAGCTCTTCTATCACCTCAGACAGATCGGAGCGCAGCC GTTGCGCATCGCCTTTAAGTGGATGGTTCGAGCGTTTTCTGGATACCTTTCCACTGACCAGCTGCTCCTCCTCTGGGATCGAATTCTGGGCTACGACTCCCTGGAGGTCGTTGCAG TGCTGGCAGCCGCTGTCTTTGCCTTCCGAGCTGAGAACCTGATGGAAGTGACGTCTCTGTCCTCAGCTGAG GCTGTCCTCGCTGACCTCTCGACCCTGAAGGTAATGCCGCTCATCCAGATCTTTCTCTTCGCCGCCCCCATCTGA